Proteins from one Diprion similis isolate iyDipSimi1 chromosome 3, iyDipSimi1.1, whole genome shotgun sequence genomic window:
- the LOC124404625 gene encoding RING finger and SPRY domain-containing protein 1-like yields the protein MGNCLCKDTQDELEPYSNRIHNVQIGNIAVPIANDTIAAGDTATASPTFRFPASANVDRLVLETLGVIGSLVDNEQEPPPAMLKLHAIADKEDGWIQVVSSMVNVIPMSDPLGPSVITLLLDDCPLPSKDSVLRLSQMFQLSQKFGNKVQTSATQQRNICVVLGCIAEKLAGPSSIAILSDATLGYLVSNLRKDVDPYVVLFSLIGLEKFAQTSENKITIKKRLLAEKGNPLLELEKWVDSTHYVQRQVGFCARWCLDNLFLMEGRKYSHDTVDTTGINVMLNTKDVSEYLKISPNGLEARCDAYSFESVRCTHQVHSGIWYYETLIITPGVMQIGWATKDSTFLNHEGYGIGDDEFSLAYDGCRRLIWHNARSEAQHDRPCWKAGDILGCLLDLVKMEIIFSINGFPLKPCTQVFKTAKSGFFAAASFMSFQQCLFNFGNVPFKFPPTDRKYQKFNDHANLTAEDKVVLPRHIYLDQLRKLSVREDSCTLCFDQKATVRLLPCDHRGFCQTCSRQLIECPMCRATIKEVVPDNT from the exons ATGGGTAACTGCCTATGCAAGGATACTCAGGACGAGTTGGAACCTTACAGTAATCGTATTCACAATGTGCAAATTGGAAACATCGCCGTACCAATTGCCAACGACACAATCGCCGCCGGCGACACAGCAACCGCATCGCCCACATTCAGGTTCCCAGCATCTGCAAACGTCGACAGACTTGTGCTGGAAACCCTGGGAGTCATCGGTTCGCTCGTCGACAA TGAGCAAGAACCTCCTCCGGCGATGCTGAAGCTGCACGCCATTGCAGACAAGGAAGACGGGTGGATTCAGGTCGTCAGTTCCATGGTGAACGTCATACCAATGAGCGATCCACTGGGACCCTCTGTGATCACTTTGTTACTGGACGACTGTCCTCTACCTTCAAAG GATTCAGTGCTGAGATTATCGCAGATGTTTCAACTGTCGCAGAAGTTTGGGAACAAAGTTCAAACTAGTGCAACGCAACAGCGCAACATATGCGTTGTGCTTGGTTGtatagcagaaaaattggcagGACCAAGTAGTATAGCAATATTATCGGACGCCACGTTAGGCTACCTCGTGTCAAATTTG AGAAAAGATGTCGACCCGTACGTAGTACTCTTTTCGTTAATCGGATTAGAAAAATTTGCCCAAACTA gtgaaaataaaattacaataaaaaaaagattgctAGCTGAAAAAGGAAATCCGTTGTTGGAGCTTGAAAAATGGGTCGATTCAACCCATTATGTACAACGGCAAGTGGGCTTCTGTGCTCGTTGGTGCTTAGATAATCTAT TTTTAATGGAGGGCAGGAAGTACTCCCATGACACGGTTGACACCACAGGCATAAACGTGATGTTAAACACGAAGGATGTAAGCGAGTACCTGAAGATTTCCCCAAACGGTTTGGAG GCACGCTGCGATGCATACTCTTTCGAGAGTGTCCGATGCACCCATCAAGTCCACTCTGGCATTTGGTACTATGAAACTTTGATCATTACACCAGGTGTTATGCAGATCGGATGGGCAACCAAGGACAGCACGTTTCTTAACCAT GAAGGATACGGTATAGGCGACGACGAATTTTCCTTAGCCTATGACGGTTGCCGGAGATTAATTTGGCACAATGCTAGGAGCGAGGCACAGCACGACAGGCCATGCTGGAAAGCTGGTGACATTTTAGGCTGTTTGTTGGACTTGGTCAAGAtggagattattttttcaataaacggCTTCCCTCTCAAGCCCTGTACTCAAGTTTTTAAAACAGCAAA GTCTGGATTTTTTGCCGCGGCTAGCTTTATGTCGTTCCAACAGTGCCTGTTCAATTTTGGCAATGTACCTTTCAAGTTTCCGCCAACAGacagaaaatatcaaaaattcaatgatCACGCAAACCTGACTGCCGAGGACAAAGTCGTTTTACCCCGACACATTTATTTGGATCAGTTGAGGAAATTAAGCGTGAGAGAAGACTCGTGCACTTTGTGCTTTGATCAAAAAGCCACCGTCAGGTTACTGCCCTGTGATCATAG GGGATTCTGCCAAACCTGTTCGAGACAATTGATCGAGTGTCCGATGTGTAGAGCAACGATAAAGGAGGTTGTTCCCGACAACACATGA